From Leptospira brenneri:
ATCAATCTCACCTTTCGCTAGTTGATCAAGCACCTCATCTGTGGCGCCGGCTTTACCACTTTTGGAAGCTTCGCGAAATGAGGATTCGGAGGAGATATCAATCCCAACTAGTTTGTTTTTCAACTGCGTCAAACGTGCTCGGACGGTGGGATAACTTAATCCCAACGCCGATTGCATATCTCGCACTCGTCCCTCACTAAGAACAAATATGCGTAGAAAATGTAGATCATCAGCAGACAAAGTGGCAAACTCATTGAGCTGGAATGGACCCTCAACCTTTATCCCACACCCATCGCATCCTAAAACCATTGGCCGGAGTGGCTCCTGGCAGGCTGGACAACAAAGACTGGAATCGATCTTCTTTGATTCACCTAAAGGCATTTTTTCACTCCTAAGATGATTACTATTAAGCATTTTGATATTTCAAATACTTTTTTAATATTTTAAATTATTTTTTAATATAATAAAATTCTAGGAATTAAACGCTCTTTCGATTTCTGAAAGCCAAGCTGATAGAAAAACAGCGAATGATAAATTCGACTTCCCGTTCGCAAGATT
This genomic window contains:
- a CDS encoding DUF2089 domain-containing protein, which produces MLNSNHLRSEKMPLGESKKIDSSLCCPACQEPLRPMVLGCDGCGIKVEGPFQLNEFATLSADDLHFLRIFVLSEGRVRDMQSALGLSYPTVRARLTQLKNKLVGIDISSESSFREASKSGKAGATDEVLDQLAKGEIDFDEAMRNIRKLPKNKKG